One segment of Erigeron canadensis isolate Cc75 chromosome 2, C_canadensis_v1, whole genome shotgun sequence DNA contains the following:
- the LOC122589872 gene encoding allene oxide cyclase, chloroplastic-like, protein MAATSASLQTISSSLRISRTSRTTAAAGSPSLLSFKSSVSPVFSQKLTTAMKSSGSQRSLTVRSQATPSPDSSRPGKVHELCVYEINERDRGSPAYLRWGQKPVNSLGDLVPFTNKVLFLFYL, encoded by the exons ATGGCTGCTACTTCAGCTTCTTTGCAAACAATCTCATCATCTTTGAGGATATCACGTACCAGCCGAACCACCGCTGCCGCCGGATCTCCGTCACTACTTTCATTCAAGAGCTCTGTTAGCCCAGTTTTCTCTCAGAAGCTGACCACTGCCATGAAAAGCTCTGGCAGCCAAAGATCGTTGACTGTTAGAAGTCAAGCCACCCCATCACCAGATTCTTCAAGACCCG GTAAAGTTCATGAACTGTGTGTGTATGAGATCAATGAAAGAGACCGTGGCAGTCCAGCGTATCTCCGGTGGGGTCAAAAACCTGTTAACTCACTTGGCGATCTTGTTCCCTTCACCAATAAAGTActatttcttttttacttataa
- the LOC122587211 gene encoding 26S proteasome non-ATPase regulatory subunit 4 homolog isoform X1, with product MMAEPIPEVPSCMTEPPPPEFTVICIDNGRRAVYCEEVYHAQVKAARLYCKTVLKCDPKNIVSIITMSSLGFGVLVHPTSDLEQIMSALRYVPCQGEGETEVQWALASACATFSSAPSDMNKRLLMFIGSTISLHLSEASSYGKKLKESGVAVNIFNFFRLKIDSPYFNPKSSVLEGNYHYGRAELDLLLATVNDDGYSHIVDIVYDYESSVIDHLRKSILKDHDHYLKKKAAIDNEKNKSAADEKNKSGKAQEFNEKNIGAANDGYGKRFSRKKESKRGQKN from the exons ATGATGGCGGAGCCGATCCCTGAG GTACCTTCATGCATGACGGAGCCGCCGCCCCCagag TTTACAGTTATCTGTATTGACAATGGTCGGAGGGCTGTGTATTGTGAAGAGGTGTATCACGCTCAAGTTAAGGCTGCTAGATTGTATTGTAAAACTGTATTAAAG TGTGACCCAAAGAATATTGTGAGCATTATCACAATGAGTTCGTTAGGATTTGGTGTGCTGGTTCATCCAACTAGTGATCTAGAACAAATCATGAGTGCCCTTCGAT ATGTACCTTGTCAAGGTGAAGGTGAGACAGAAGTTCAATGGGCTTTGGCTAGTGCATGTGCTACTTTTTCCAGTGCTCCCTCAGATATGAACAAAAGGTTACTTATGTTTATTGGAAG TACTATATCTCTGCATCTTAGCGAAGCAAGCTCATATGGAAAGAAGCTCAAAGAGAGCGGTGTAGCTGTGAATATTTTCAACTTCTTTCGGTTGAAAATAGACTCACCTTATTTCAATCCGAAGTCTAGTGTATTAGAGGGTAATTACCATTATGGGAGGGCAGAGCTTGATCTACTTCTGGCTACTGTCAATGATGATGGGTACAGCCACATAGTAGATATTGTATATGATTATGAATCTTCTGTTATTGATCATCTTCGCAAGTCTATATTAAAAGATCATGACCATTACTTAAAGAAGAAAGCTGCTATAGACAATGAGAAGAACAAAAGTGCTGCAGATGAGAAGAATAAAAGTGGTAAAGCACAGGAGTTTAATGAGAAGAATATAGGTGCTGCAAATGATGGATATGGTAAGCGTTTCTCCAGGAAGAAAGAAAGCAAAAGAGGACAAAAAAACTAA
- the LOC122587211 gene encoding 26S proteasome non-ATPase regulatory subunit 4 homolog isoform X2 — MMAEPIPEFTVICIDNGRRAVYCEEVYHAQVKAARLYCKTVLKCDPKNIVSIITMSSLGFGVLVHPTSDLEQIMSALRYVPCQGEGETEVQWALASACATFSSAPSDMNKRLLMFIGSTISLHLSEASSYGKKLKESGVAVNIFNFFRLKIDSPYFNPKSSVLEGNYHYGRAELDLLLATVNDDGYSHIVDIVYDYESSVIDHLRKSILKDHDHYLKKKAAIDNEKNKSAADEKNKSGKAQEFNEKNIGAANDGYGKRFSRKKESKRGQKN; from the exons ATGATGGCGGAGCCGATCCCTGAG TTTACAGTTATCTGTATTGACAATGGTCGGAGGGCTGTGTATTGTGAAGAGGTGTATCACGCTCAAGTTAAGGCTGCTAGATTGTATTGTAAAACTGTATTAAAG TGTGACCCAAAGAATATTGTGAGCATTATCACAATGAGTTCGTTAGGATTTGGTGTGCTGGTTCATCCAACTAGTGATCTAGAACAAATCATGAGTGCCCTTCGAT ATGTACCTTGTCAAGGTGAAGGTGAGACAGAAGTTCAATGGGCTTTGGCTAGTGCATGTGCTACTTTTTCCAGTGCTCCCTCAGATATGAACAAAAGGTTACTTATGTTTATTGGAAG TACTATATCTCTGCATCTTAGCGAAGCAAGCTCATATGGAAAGAAGCTCAAAGAGAGCGGTGTAGCTGTGAATATTTTCAACTTCTTTCGGTTGAAAATAGACTCACCTTATTTCAATCCGAAGTCTAGTGTATTAGAGGGTAATTACCATTATGGGAGGGCAGAGCTTGATCTACTTCTGGCTACTGTCAATGATGATGGGTACAGCCACATAGTAGATATTGTATATGATTATGAATCTTCTGTTATTGATCATCTTCGCAAGTCTATATTAAAAGATCATGACCATTACTTAAAGAAGAAAGCTGCTATAGACAATGAGAAGAACAAAAGTGCTGCAGATGAGAAGAATAAAAGTGGTAAAGCACAGGAGTTTAATGAGAAGAATATAGGTGCTGCAAATGATGGATATGGTAAGCGTTTCTCCAGGAAGAAAGAAAGCAAAAGAGGACAAAAAAACTAA